From the genome of Mustela lutreola isolate mMusLut2 chromosome 16, mMusLut2.pri, whole genome shotgun sequence, one region includes:
- the FTL gene encoding ferritin light chain, producing the protein MSSQIRQNYSTEVEAAVNRLVNMHLRASYTYLSLGFYFDRDDVALEGVGHFFRELAEEKREGAERLLKMQNQRGGRALFQDVQKPSQDEWGKTLDAMEAALVLEKSLNQALLDLHALGSARTDPHLCDFLENHFLDEEVKLIKKMGDHLTNLRRLAGPQAGLGEYLFERLTLKHD; encoded by the exons ATGAGCTCCCAGATTCGTCAGAATTATTCCACCGAGGTGGAGGCCGCCGTCAACCGTCTGGTCAACATGCATCTGCGGGCCTCCTACACCTACCTCTCTCTG GGCTTCTATTTCGACCGTGACGATGTGGCTCTGGAAGGTGTGGGGCACTTCTTCCGCGAGTTGGCTGAGGAGAAGCGCGAGGGTGCCGAGCGTCTCTTGAAGATGCAAAACCAGCGCGGCGGCCGCGCCCTCTTCCAGGACGTCCAG AAGCCGTCCCAAGATGAGTGGGGGAAAACCCTGGACGCCATGGAAGCTGCCCTGGTTCTGGAGAAGAGCCTGAACCAGGCTCTTCTGGATCTGCACGCCCTGGGTTCTGCCCGCACAGACCCCCAT CTCTGTGACTTCCTGGAGAACCACTTCCTGGACGAGGAGGTGAAGCTCATCAAGAAGATGGGCGACCACCTGACGAACCTCCGCAGGCTGGCCggcccccaggctgggctgggcgaGTATCTCTTCGAGAGGCTCACCCTCAAGCACGACTAG